The Planococcus liqunii genome includes a region encoding these proteins:
- a CDS encoding winged helix-turn-helix transcriptional regulator, whose product MDTSVICPRFESAISLLSQRWTGLIIYQLLSGPQRFSHLTEVIGISGRLLSERLKNLEAQGLVTRTVYPETPVRIEYELTEKGFSLKPVMDEIQNWSQVWVEPSETVETK is encoded by the coding sequence ATGGACACATCCGTCATTTGTCCCCGTTTTGAAAGTGCAATTTCGCTTCTCAGCCAGCGTTGGACCGGGTTGATCATTTATCAGCTTTTATCTGGACCTCAACGTTTTAGCCATTTAACTGAAGTCATCGGCATCAGCGGCCGTCTCTTGTCAGAACGTTTAAAAAATCTGGAAGCACAGGGTCTCGTTACGCGTACCGTCTATCCCGAAACGCCTGTCCGGATTGAATACGAGTTGACCGAAAAAGGGTTTTCGTTAAAGCCTGTCATGGATGAAATCCAAAATTGGTCCCAAGTTTGGGTGGAGCCGAGTGAAACGGTCGAAACAAAATAA